The following coding sequences are from one Oncorhynchus kisutch isolate 150728-3 linkage group LG23, Okis_V2, whole genome shotgun sequence window:
- the LOC109868337 gene encoding PH and SEC7 domain-containing protein 4 isoform X2 — MEEAMVCSPLPDLKQPNSQTCTSLELLPPSRPLEEAIRWGEMEKQVNEADRKKEDNSPQTGRISEEPEEHWDSMTLPVYPMTCPSVLLSFATVQWDMPDLSPDTPFPMTDNSLADELDSSGAASLDWTVNPLSLHHHHQQQQHQSCVTMINIELSVQEKTEKHNRPEQQLPLDSENSHPACDTPSPDVEASAQQLFEEHDSLSESSPWQETEKEMGQPVTEDTIPPSDRAPSPVQTGESETGQDSESLDSVLGEEQEKTSRVLTIPINSEQGSSSANYEEKEQAVTNLVYNGDCDEQTEQTEQSEGREQSDREGESETIELLEHLLEPAELKEQSELTEKSEHSWQSEPNHTKQSEYKDNTETTEQPEESEQLVESDQVEHSNQLGEEEQQTEETRLQQAEQSDKIDQSESEQTECLESKQLQQTQHSQQIVHSEQTEFSVQTEPQTEPSREMEHSEDSEQSKQSGDTEQTEQPRDSDQSKQSGKTEQSEQSEQSEQTEQSDQTDNKPVHSKQLDLCFHCTEELEQSDRTEEQKQSEIEQPAQTELTELTEEDAQTEHSKQVEELEPKEYKEDSCLPPREGSLEQLESQVQQTEASEPVVVHMNGGGLDREKACRLAERLYRLDGIHKTDVVKHLDKDNGFSQAVGQEYLKFFDFTGQSLDQGLRSFLRVVVLIGETQERERVLQHFSCRFQQCNPHTFSSSGEVLTLTCAAMLLNSDLHGQNVGKAMSVSSFVSNLDGMNEGENFSKELLKALYNTIKNEPLEWAVDEKELKSSMLLVEDAKEDAPLRSKSNPFQDVPHDKKATVFKQGFLKRKAHADIDGKRTPWGKRSWKTFYGVLKGMVLYLQKDEYKMEWQSTEEVVSVHHALAEQAADYTKRPHVFRLQTADWRVFLFQASSTAEMSSWISRINLVSALHSSPPFPAAVGSQRRFCRPILPASQSAHTLERQLQSHARMLLSFQEDLAYLQQSLPESRRAKAKELEEHRVREEYLQHEKCRYEAYIQMLEVWKDLNQSVDTEVGTSELSLFDRAVCKDTVDEEGEEGTLKKSHSSPSLDVEMALPHVVKVKRNISERRTYRKIVIPRRNRDI, encoded by the exons ATGGAGGAGGCTATGGTGTGctctcctctcccagacctcAAGCAGCCAAACAGCCAGACTTGCACCTCCTTGGAGCTCCTACCACCGAGCAGGCCCCTGGAGGAGGCTATTcggtggggagagatggagaagcaGGTGAATGAGGCTGACAGGAAGAAAGAGGACAACTCTCCTCAAACTGGAAGGATCTCTGAGGAGCCAGAGGAGCACTGGGACTCCATGACTTTACCCGTGTACCCCATGACCTGTCCCAGTGTCCTTCTGTCCTTTGCCACAGTGCAGTGGGACATGCCTGACCTTTCCCCTGACACACCCTTCCCCATGACTGACAATAGCTTGGCCGATGAGCTGGATTCCAGTGGAGCAGCCAGTCTGGACTGGACTGTGAACCCGCTGTcccttcaccaccaccaccaacagcagcagcatcaaTCCTGTGTGACAATGATAAACATAGAGCTGTCTGTCCAGGAGAAGACAGAGAAGCACAATAGACCGGAACAGCAGTTGCCTCTGGACAGTGAAAACTCCCATCCG GCATGTGACACACCGAGCCCAGATGTGGAGGCTTCAGCACAACAGCTATTTGAGGAACATG ACTCTCTTTCAGAAAGCTCTCCGtggcaggagacagagaaagagatgggacaGCCTGTGACAGAAGATACTATCCcaccctctgacagagctcctagCCCTGTACAGACAGGAGAGTCAGAGACTGGGCAGGATAGTGAGAGTCTAGACTCTGTACTGGGAGAGGAACAGGAAAAGACTAGCAGAGTGCTAACAATACCAATCAATTCAGAGCAAGGATCAAGTTCTGCGAACTATGAGGAGAAGGAACAGGCTGTAACTAATTTAGTTTATAATGGAGATTGTGACGAGCAGACAGAACAGACCGAGCAGTCAGAGGGGAGGGAACAGTCAGATAGGGAGGGGGAATCCGAGACTATAGAACTCTTAGAGCACCTGCTTGAGCCAGCTGAACTGAAAGAACAGTCAGAACTCACAGAAAAGTCTGAACACAGTTGGCAGTCAGAGCCTAACCACACAAAACAGAGTGAATACAAAGACAACACCGAGACAACAGAGCAGCCAGAAGAGTCTGAGCAACTTGTAGAGTCCGACCAGGTAGAGCATTCAAATCAGTTAGGGGAGGAAGAACAGCAAACTGAAGAGACCCGTTTACAACAGGCAGAACAGTCAGACAAGATAgaccagtcagagtcagagcagaCAGAATGTTTAGAATCAAAACAATTGCAACAGACACAACATTCTCAACAAATAGTGCACTCAGAGCAGACAGAATTTTCAGTGCAGACGGAACCACAGACAGAACCATCACGGGAGATGGAACACTCAGAAGATTCTGAGCAGTCAAAACAATCAGGGGATACAGAACAGACGGAACAGCCAAGGGATTCTGACCAGTCAAAACAATCAGGGAAGACAGAACAGTCAGAGCAGTCGGAACAGTCAGAGCAGACGGAACAGTCAGATCAGACAGATAACAAACCAGTACATTCAAAGCAGTTAGATCTATGTTTCCATTGCACAGAGGAACTTGAACAGTCAGACCGTACAGAAGAACAGAAACAGTCAGAGATTGAACAGCCAGCGCAGACTGAACTGACTGAGTTGACAGAAGAGGATGCACAGACAGAGCATTCCAAGCAGGTAGAAGAATTGGAACCAAAAGAGTATAAAGAGGATTCATGTTTGCCGCCCAGGGAAGGAAGTTTAGAGCAACTGGAGTCTCAGGTACAGCAAACAGAGGCCTCAGAACCAGTGGTGGTCCATATGAATGGTGGAGGTTTGGACAGGGAGAAGGCCTGCAGGCTGGCTGAAAGACTCTACAGGCTGGATGGGATCCACAAGACAGATGTGGTAAAACACCTAGACAAAGA CAATGGCTTTAGCCAAGCTGTTGGGCAGGAGTACCTCAAGTTCTTTGACTTCACCGGTCAGAGTCTAGACCAAGGCCTGAG GTCTTTCCTGAGGGTGGTGGTGCTGATCGGTGAGACCCAGGAGAGAGAGCGAGTACTGCAGCATTTCTCCTGTCGCTTCCAACAGTGCAACCCTCACACCTTCTCCTCTTCAGGAGAAGTACTCACACTCACCTGTGCTGCGATGCTTCTGAACTCTGATCTGCATGGACAG AATGTGGGTAAAGCCATGTCTGTGTCCAGCTTCGTGTCCAACCTGGATGGGATGAATGAGGGTGAGAACTTCAGCAAGGAGCTGTTAAAG GCTCTCTACAACACCATTAAGAATGAGCCTCTGGAATGGGCAGT TGATGAGAAGGAACTGAAGAGCTCCATGCTGTTGGTGGAGGATGCTAAAGAGGACGCACCCTTGCGCTCCAAGAGCAACCCTTTCCAAGATGTGCCTCATGACAAGAAGGCCACAGTGTTCAAACAGGGCTTTCTCAAACGCAAGGCCCACGCTGACATCGATGGCAAACGCA CTCCTTGGGGGAAGAGAAGCTGGAAGACCTTCTATGGAGTGCTGAAGGGAATGGTCCTCTACTTACAGAAG gatGAGTATAAGATGGAGTGGCAGAGTACAGAGGAGGTGGTCAGTGTGCACCATGCCCTGGCAGAGCAGGCAGCAGACTACACTAAGAGACCACATGTCTTCCGTCTGCAGACTGCCGACTGGAGGGTCTTCCTCTTCCAGGCCTC ctccacagcagagatgaGTTCATGGATCAGCCGTATTAACCTGGTGTCAGCCCtgcactcttctcctcccttccctgcTGCCGTGGGCTCTCAGAGGAGGTTCTGCAGACCCATCCTGCCTGCCTCCCAGTCTGCTCACACACTG GAGAGACAGCTGCAGTCCCATGCTCGCATGCTGCTGTCCTTCCAGGAGGACCTGGCCTACCTGCAGCAGAGTCTCCCTGAGAGCCGCAGGGCCAAGGCCAAGGAGCTAGAGGAACACCGTGTCAGAGAGGAGTACCTGCAGCATGAG AAATGTCGCTACGAGGCCTACATCCAGATGCTGGAGGTCTGGAAGGATTTGAATCAGTCAGTCGACACTGAGGTGGGAACCAGCGAGCTCAGCCTGTTtgacagagctgtgtgtaaggACACAGtggatgaagagggagaggagggaacccTGAAGAAGTCCCACTCCAGCCCCTCTCTGGATGTGGAGATGGCCTTGCCCCACGTGGTCAAAGTCAAACGCAACATCTCGGAAAGACGGACCTATCGCAAAATCGTCATACCTCGACGCAACCGGGACATATGA
- the LOC109868337 gene encoding PH and SEC7 domain-containing protein 4 isoform X1, whose translation MEEAMVCSPLPDLKQPNSQTCTSLELLPPSRPLEEAIRWGEMEKQVNEADRKKEDNSPQTGRISEEPEEHWDSMTLPVYPMTCPSVLLSFATVQWDMPDLSPDTPFPMTDNSLADELDSSGAASLDWTVNPLSLHHHHQQQQHQSCVTMINIELSVQEKTEKHNRPEQQLPLDSENSHPLLLQFQACDTPSPDVEASAQQLFEEHDSLSESSPWQETEKEMGQPVTEDTIPPSDRAPSPVQTGESETGQDSESLDSVLGEEQEKTSRVLTIPINSEQGSSSANYEEKEQAVTNLVYNGDCDEQTEQTEQSEGREQSDREGESETIELLEHLLEPAELKEQSELTEKSEHSWQSEPNHTKQSEYKDNTETTEQPEESEQLVESDQVEHSNQLGEEEQQTEETRLQQAEQSDKIDQSESEQTECLESKQLQQTQHSQQIVHSEQTEFSVQTEPQTEPSREMEHSEDSEQSKQSGDTEQTEQPRDSDQSKQSGKTEQSEQSEQSEQTEQSDQTDNKPVHSKQLDLCFHCTEELEQSDRTEEQKQSEIEQPAQTELTELTEEDAQTEHSKQVEELEPKEYKEDSCLPPREGSLEQLESQVQQTEASEPVVVHMNGGGLDREKACRLAERLYRLDGIHKTDVVKHLDKDNGFSQAVGQEYLKFFDFTGQSLDQGLRSFLRVVVLIGETQERERVLQHFSCRFQQCNPHTFSSSGEVLTLTCAAMLLNSDLHGQNVGKAMSVSSFVSNLDGMNEGENFSKELLKALYNTIKNEPLEWAVDEKELKSSMLLVEDAKEDAPLRSKSNPFQDVPHDKKATVFKQGFLKRKAHADIDGKRTPWGKRSWKTFYGVLKGMVLYLQKDEYKMEWQSTEEVVSVHHALAEQAADYTKRPHVFRLQTADWRVFLFQASSTAEMSSWISRINLVSALHSSPPFPAAVGSQRRFCRPILPASQSAHTLERQLQSHARMLLSFQEDLAYLQQSLPESRRAKAKELEEHRVREEYLQHEKCRYEAYIQMLEVWKDLNQSVDTEVGTSELSLFDRAVCKDTVDEEGEEGTLKKSHSSPSLDVEMALPHVVKVKRNISERRTYRKIVIPRRNRDI comes from the exons ATGGAGGAGGCTATGGTGTGctctcctctcccagacctcAAGCAGCCAAACAGCCAGACTTGCACCTCCTTGGAGCTCCTACCACCGAGCAGGCCCCTGGAGGAGGCTATTcggtggggagagatggagaagcaGGTGAATGAGGCTGACAGGAAGAAAGAGGACAACTCTCCTCAAACTGGAAGGATCTCTGAGGAGCCAGAGGAGCACTGGGACTCCATGACTTTACCCGTGTACCCCATGACCTGTCCCAGTGTCCTTCTGTCCTTTGCCACAGTGCAGTGGGACATGCCTGACCTTTCCCCTGACACACCCTTCCCCATGACTGACAATAGCTTGGCCGATGAGCTGGATTCCAGTGGAGCAGCCAGTCTGGACTGGACTGTGAACCCGCTGTcccttcaccaccaccaccaacagcagcagcatcaaTCCTGTGTGACAATGATAAACATAGAGCTGTCTGTCCAGGAGAAGACAGAGAAGCACAATAGACCGGAACAGCAGTTGCCTCTGGACAGTGAAAACTCCCATCCG CTGCTGTTGCAATTCCAGGCATGTGACACACCGAGCCCAGATGTGGAGGCTTCAGCACAACAGCTATTTGAGGAACATG ACTCTCTTTCAGAAAGCTCTCCGtggcaggagacagagaaagagatgggacaGCCTGTGACAGAAGATACTATCCcaccctctgacagagctcctagCCCTGTACAGACAGGAGAGTCAGAGACTGGGCAGGATAGTGAGAGTCTAGACTCTGTACTGGGAGAGGAACAGGAAAAGACTAGCAGAGTGCTAACAATACCAATCAATTCAGAGCAAGGATCAAGTTCTGCGAACTATGAGGAGAAGGAACAGGCTGTAACTAATTTAGTTTATAATGGAGATTGTGACGAGCAGACAGAACAGACCGAGCAGTCAGAGGGGAGGGAACAGTCAGATAGGGAGGGGGAATCCGAGACTATAGAACTCTTAGAGCACCTGCTTGAGCCAGCTGAACTGAAAGAACAGTCAGAACTCACAGAAAAGTCTGAACACAGTTGGCAGTCAGAGCCTAACCACACAAAACAGAGTGAATACAAAGACAACACCGAGACAACAGAGCAGCCAGAAGAGTCTGAGCAACTTGTAGAGTCCGACCAGGTAGAGCATTCAAATCAGTTAGGGGAGGAAGAACAGCAAACTGAAGAGACCCGTTTACAACAGGCAGAACAGTCAGACAAGATAgaccagtcagagtcagagcagaCAGAATGTTTAGAATCAAAACAATTGCAACAGACACAACATTCTCAACAAATAGTGCACTCAGAGCAGACAGAATTTTCAGTGCAGACGGAACCACAGACAGAACCATCACGGGAGATGGAACACTCAGAAGATTCTGAGCAGTCAAAACAATCAGGGGATACAGAACAGACGGAACAGCCAAGGGATTCTGACCAGTCAAAACAATCAGGGAAGACAGAACAGTCAGAGCAGTCGGAACAGTCAGAGCAGACGGAACAGTCAGATCAGACAGATAACAAACCAGTACATTCAAAGCAGTTAGATCTATGTTTCCATTGCACAGAGGAACTTGAACAGTCAGACCGTACAGAAGAACAGAAACAGTCAGAGATTGAACAGCCAGCGCAGACTGAACTGACTGAGTTGACAGAAGAGGATGCACAGACAGAGCATTCCAAGCAGGTAGAAGAATTGGAACCAAAAGAGTATAAAGAGGATTCATGTTTGCCGCCCAGGGAAGGAAGTTTAGAGCAACTGGAGTCTCAGGTACAGCAAACAGAGGCCTCAGAACCAGTGGTGGTCCATATGAATGGTGGAGGTTTGGACAGGGAGAAGGCCTGCAGGCTGGCTGAAAGACTCTACAGGCTGGATGGGATCCACAAGACAGATGTGGTAAAACACCTAGACAAAGA CAATGGCTTTAGCCAAGCTGTTGGGCAGGAGTACCTCAAGTTCTTTGACTTCACCGGTCAGAGTCTAGACCAAGGCCTGAG GTCTTTCCTGAGGGTGGTGGTGCTGATCGGTGAGACCCAGGAGAGAGAGCGAGTACTGCAGCATTTCTCCTGTCGCTTCCAACAGTGCAACCCTCACACCTTCTCCTCTTCAGGAGAAGTACTCACACTCACCTGTGCTGCGATGCTTCTGAACTCTGATCTGCATGGACAG AATGTGGGTAAAGCCATGTCTGTGTCCAGCTTCGTGTCCAACCTGGATGGGATGAATGAGGGTGAGAACTTCAGCAAGGAGCTGTTAAAG GCTCTCTACAACACCATTAAGAATGAGCCTCTGGAATGGGCAGT TGATGAGAAGGAACTGAAGAGCTCCATGCTGTTGGTGGAGGATGCTAAAGAGGACGCACCCTTGCGCTCCAAGAGCAACCCTTTCCAAGATGTGCCTCATGACAAGAAGGCCACAGTGTTCAAACAGGGCTTTCTCAAACGCAAGGCCCACGCTGACATCGATGGCAAACGCA CTCCTTGGGGGAAGAGAAGCTGGAAGACCTTCTATGGAGTGCTGAAGGGAATGGTCCTCTACTTACAGAAG gatGAGTATAAGATGGAGTGGCAGAGTACAGAGGAGGTGGTCAGTGTGCACCATGCCCTGGCAGAGCAGGCAGCAGACTACACTAAGAGACCACATGTCTTCCGTCTGCAGACTGCCGACTGGAGGGTCTTCCTCTTCCAGGCCTC ctccacagcagagatgaGTTCATGGATCAGCCGTATTAACCTGGTGTCAGCCCtgcactcttctcctcccttccctgcTGCCGTGGGCTCTCAGAGGAGGTTCTGCAGACCCATCCTGCCTGCCTCCCAGTCTGCTCACACACTG GAGAGACAGCTGCAGTCCCATGCTCGCATGCTGCTGTCCTTCCAGGAGGACCTGGCCTACCTGCAGCAGAGTCTCCCTGAGAGCCGCAGGGCCAAGGCCAAGGAGCTAGAGGAACACCGTGTCAGAGAGGAGTACCTGCAGCATGAG AAATGTCGCTACGAGGCCTACATCCAGATGCTGGAGGTCTGGAAGGATTTGAATCAGTCAGTCGACACTGAGGTGGGAACCAGCGAGCTCAGCCTGTTtgacagagctgtgtgtaaggACACAGtggatgaagagggagaggagggaacccTGAAGAAGTCCCACTCCAGCCCCTCTCTGGATGTGGAGATGGCCTTGCCCCACGTGGTCAAAGTCAAACGCAACATCTCGGAAAGACGGACCTATCGCAAAATCGTCATACCTCGACGCAACCGGGACATATGA
- the LOC109867952 gene encoding oocyte zinc finger protein XlCOF6 — translation MAKSKDLKVFLESSLNAIFKATVSDILESVDQTLSEYKGKLQRIETENEDLRQRLHDQDNKDSIVKDPGSNQDAVHLPDLSRKTCSSHSVVGQSQKPIKTQGDERRSSRRQQKDKMPQSRGSVSFIDAATQQEPECLQNVSALMFKNIKTEPDMEDDYAIDLSKPPSPLNLASKQIKTESAEVNYIIPEEYDEHLQSPLDTDVDSRDSDSDVKVTIVSDSHMEMGDECGHFVESEGRLCHNVTGEAEPEEDPFLTYYPDMGSNPAGMSGEDILPTLNSAESSKNAQGFYNCTQCEKTFSRVQSLNIHLRTHSGEKAHCCNYCGKRFGRADLLKSHKRTHTGERPFSCDLCGKNYGHPGQLRIHKRVHTGERPYCCPHCGKRFSEHNQLKVHLRTHTGERPYSCTVCAKTFSNAGNLRIHQRIHTGEKPYCCVQCGKRFNGMGDLKTHYRIHTGERPYHCDLCEKTFSQAGHLTIHKRMHTGEKPYTCSECGKRFSVASSLKLHLRTHTGEKLFSCSYCGKSFSRSGHLKRHEQVHTKEKVYPCDQCGKTYTDQSSLKKHQKTHGAEELRTEELRTEENESSTSRTDVPHNLEIKTED, via the exons ATGGCCAAGTCAAAAGATTTAAAAGTATTCTTGGAGTCGTCTCTGAATGCGATTTTTAAAGCCACAGTGAGTGACATATTGGAGTCAGTGGACCAGACATTGTCTGAGTACAAGGGTAAATTACAAAGAATTGAAACTGAGAATGAAGATCTTAGACAAAGGTTGCACGATCAAGACAACAAGGATTCGATAGTTAAGG ACCCTGGAAGTAACCAGGATGCTGTTCACCTCCCTGACTTGTCAAGGAAGACCTGTTCCAGCCATTCAGTTGTCGGCCAATCCCAGAAGCCAATCAAAACACAGGGTGATGAGCGAAGGAGCTCCAGGAGACAGCAGAAGGACAAAATGCCTCAGAGCAGAGGGTCTGTCTCTTTTATAGATGCAGCAACTCAGCAGGAACCAGAATGCCTCCAAAACGTTTCTGCCTTAATGTTCAAAAACATAAAGACAGAACCTGATATGGAGGATGACTACGCCATAGACCTCTCAAAGCCCCCATCTCCTCTCAACCTGGCTTCTAAGCAAATTAAGACAGAGAGTGCTGAGGTCAATTACATCATTCCTGAAGAGTATGATGAACACCTTCAGTCACCACTGGACACAGATGTGGACTCTAGAGACAGCGACAGTGACGTCAAAGTCACCATAGTGTCTGACAGTCACATGGAGATGGGAGACGAGTGTGGCCATTTTGTTGAGTCAGAGGGAAGGCTGTGTCACAATGTAACTGGAGAGGCTGAACCAGAAGAAGACCCCTTCCTGACATACTACCCTGACATGGGATCTAACCCTGCTGGGATGAGTGGGGAGGATATTTTACCCACTTTGAACTCTGCAGAGTCCTCTAAAAACGCACAAGGCTTCTACAACTGCACCCAGTGTGAGAAGACATTTAGTCGAGTGCAATCCCTCAACATCCATCTGAGGACTCATAGTGGCGAGAAGGCCCACTGCTGCAACTACTGCGGCAAACGCTTTGGCCGAGCAGACCTGCTCAAGTCCCACAAACGCACTCACACGGGAGAGAGACCGTTCAGCTGCGACCTCTGTGGGAAGAACTACGGTCACCCGGGTCAGCTCAGAATACACAAGCGTGTTCATACGGGAGAGAGACCGTACTGCTGCCCACACTGTGGGAAACGCTTCAGTGAACACAACCAGCTTAAAGTCCATTTAcgaactcacacaggagagaggccaTACAGTTGCACTGTGTGCGCCAAAACCTTCAGCAACGCAGGTAACCTGAGGATACACCAAAGAATCCACACTGGTGAGAAGCCTTACTGCTGTGTACAGTGTGGCAAGAGGTTCAATGGTATGGGGGACTTGAAAACACATTACAGGATTCATACAGGGGAGAGGCCGTACCATTGCGACCTGTGTGAGAAGACCTTCAGCCAGGCAGGCCACCTCACCATACACAAGCGGatgcacacaggagagaaaccgtacACATGCTCAGAGTGTGGTAAGAGGTTCAGTGTGGCGAGCAGCCTCAAGCTGCACCTGAGGACTCATACAGGGGAGAAACTCTTCAGCTGCTCTtactgtgggaagagcttcagtaGGTCTGGCCATCTGAAGAGACACGAACAGGTCCACACCAAGGAGAAGGTCTACCCTTGTGACCAGTGTGGGAAGACCTACACCGACCAGTCATCCCTCAAAAAGCACCAGAAGACTCATGGAGCTGAGGAGCTGAGGACCGAGGAGCTGAGGACTGAGGAGAATGAGAGCAGTACCAGTAGGACTGATGTTCCCCATAACCTGGAAATAAAGACTGAAGACTAA